The following nucleotide sequence is from Trifolium pratense cultivar HEN17-A07 linkage group LG2, ARS_RC_1.1, whole genome shotgun sequence.
ATCTCTTTGTCCACTATTCATGGGGGTCCTATGTGAGTAGTGGGTATGGGTAGGCACTAGAAAGGTCCCACTTCCATCTCTTCCTTTCTAATTTCATTTTGTCACAAAATTATTAGATCCTTGGTCACTACTCAATTAGACTATTGAAAACTTATTTGAAAAAAGAGTTAAAAATGTTATGTATTGTAATGTCCTGATGTCTAGGTTTATGAATGTAATGTTTTCAAGATTGAATTTTGCTATTCAAAAAGGATTTGTTGGCTATTTATCTTttgttcatatgtaattattttatatatatatatattatatctaGAAAAAATGGTTAAAGTAATTTGAGgttcatattttgtttttcagTAGATATAGATAAAATAACAATAGTTCCACCTGATTTGTATGATTTGTATTATTAGAATTGATTAGGGGGGTTGTTCCACCTGATTTGTATTATCACAATGTATTTTCGTTTGGGTCAGGTCTAATGTCCCCCAatttctgtattttttttaatatatgtttcctattgcctaaaaaaaatagtttttgaaaattcacataaaaatgaagaagttgaatttGAACTTCATTTACAACGCCCGACCTAACATATTCTTTTATTctacttttatatttaaatttttaagtttaaaaagtatatttaattatttaatgttaaaaaattctaatttttttttttgtggattttttttataatattgtaAATATTACtgaaaaatcattcaaaaatatgtatttatttaACAATAAAGACAAAAACTACTTGTgagataattttttgtcttataaTGTAGTGGATAGATTGacacattttaaaatatgaagtagtttgatattttgatttagaatTCTTATTTGTATTTAAGAAAAATTTAGAAGATAATTTTATGGAGATTAAACTATAATTTAACCTTATATCTGAATATAAAATCTTAATGGAGGCAATTGTCACACCCAAGACAAATATATAGCGACTTGTGTCTCTCCATCTATAGTTTCCccatgtttgtttttatttcacATAGTAACAAACTACCCAAAAACTATCAAATCACTTCTACATGACACTAATTGTCGTGAAATAAGGATTTCAAACCTAAACTTGAGTGATTAACCAAGAGTCTAATGGTGTGTTGTGCAACTTTCAAATGTATATATACTGTTGTTGACATGATCAAATTTTTTAAGTAGATTTGAAATGAGTGTGATGATTGAGTAAAATCTTACTAACATTCACTAAAACTAATCAACATTGAATATTTTTAACATTCACTAATTTAAAATGAGTGTGATGATTGATTTAATATTCTAATTCTCAACATTCATTTAACCTAAAACTAATCAACCTTGAATATTTTCGACTCTATACAAAACagaattatataaatattttaatacaCACTATAATAGTACATTTTTCCTACTTCATAAATTACCatattataaactattttcTTATATCCTACTTCcaccgtcccaaaatataagcaaaagtttgtcaataaaagtgaatgtatttagtccaaattttgaattaaatacatcaaatttgtttgactcatttttgcttatattttgataatctaaaaataatatttaagcTATTTAATGCATCTCTCACATAGAAGTGGATTTTGATTAATTACtccttattttgtttttttttttttaaaaaaacttattttagccttttatattttaatttatcttattttcgtttttttaaCAAGGcaaaattttatcttattttcattaattaagtacttatttatttttttaattactatgATATTAGTTAGAAATTTTCAGCACTGTTTAATGGTAATTAATCTCCGTCAGTGAATGTGTGGCACACATACatgttaatttcttttctcCTGATCAAACTTGTTTATACACAAAAATCAATAATCGAACATCTAACCATTTATTTAAGAGAGCTCAAAACCCCGATAATTTGGACCCTCTTATGTTTCTCTATAGCTAATTATTATTTGAGTTTCAATTCTCTCCAACTATAATTCGTGGCAGTATGCATgtgatttatttaaataattgtacCTTGTACGCCATAATTTTTTCCCTATAAGTGTAGTATACTACCAAAAATCAAAGGTGGAAATAGATAGAATATTGAAGTGGTGAAGAATAATGATGGGGAGTTCAAAGAATTAGAAGAAGATCCCTTGGAAGACTACAAAATCCATTTGTTCTTTCATGTTATGTGTTTTGCTTTATCGTTCTAATTTTATTCCTTTTCCTTAGAAGATGAGTTGCTACCACATGGATCTGCACTCCAAGGCTccatatactccctctgtctcTCTCTTTGgcgaaatatgaaaatgaatcATTTTGATCGTATTatacaaattaataaatataattaactatatgaaaaaaaaattatgagatagttaataaaattatttttcattaatggtatgagaaaaataaattaaagattaaaaaaagagaataataaataactCTAGTATCATTTTAacctactaaaaaaatcaaagtgaaaGTGGAATTTGATCTCATATAATATAAGTATATTGCATTGGACATTGGGCTCATAGGGATTCCTACGTACTTTGCACCAATGATAATCCGATGAATAATTCAATTATGAAGGAATGTTACCAAATGATGCACGGAACTAGTGTCGTTGTGTAATGCTGGGTGATGCATGTTTGAAAATTCTTTGCTGTCAGCATAAAAACCATTCATGCTGTTGGACGTTTCAAAGTCGTTCAATTTTCATCAAACAAtgtaaaaaaatacaaatttattttttataaatttaaatttttagaatttagatcaaaataaaatattctataAACATCTTGATTGCATGACTGCGGGATTTCCTAAAGAAAATCCCGTCCGtgcatacatttttttttccttctttgtcATTCATTTTCATCCTCTCTTCACCTCATCTTGGTCTTCGAGTCTCTTCTTACTTATAGAACCAGATAGTACTTTCATGTTGTATCACATTGTAACCAAATTTAATCGTTGATTTAAGATTAGCGTAAAGCAATTTGATGTGTAAAACAATTGACTCATAggttaaagaaaaataattaataagtgAGTCTTACTCAAGTGGCTCATTTGTAAAAATAACCTAAGAATATAACAAATGATTCTTTTAGTTTTGCCTTAATGGCATGTTTagttcattttgtttttataaattttaagttGATCCTccatgtttaaatttttttaagtcGATCTCCTACATTATTAATGTCATCATAAATTCgtcttttatattaaattttaagttgTGAATGTGTATTATGAGCAAAGAGAAACTATTTTACTTAAAGAGTGTCCTAAAGAAACTCGGTAGCATTTTCCTATAATTTAAGTTGATCTTATTATGCTTCAAATAATTAACCCCCTCACACACTCTCCTATATTTAAAACCCTTCAAAGCTAGTCACCAACTGCTCTTTGTTGTCTCTATACTCTTCAAAAGGATTCCTTTGAGAGAACCAAAATGTTAGCTAACTGTGAGAAAATGGTTTCCATCCCTCCAACTACTAACCAATGGCCACAGGTatttcatctctctctctctctctctctctctcctctctccctctctctctcttcacacacacacacacaattaTTTAGACAAAATGCATGATTAATTAGTCCAATTAATTTTGTTGCTTTGCTTTTGGAATAGAATATCAACACTATAGTGTATTATTAATCTTCTCATATACATTATTACATTTCATACCCTATAACTAAAACTTgatatatttttcctttttttcttaattatatattcaTCATTAATTCTTGTTTAATTTTCTATGATGTAGAATCAGATAGATGATGGTAAAGTAATTATGGAAAAACAAGGTCAAGAGCTTATGCAGCAACAAGCACTTAAGTGTCCACGTTGTGATTCATCAAACACAAAATTCTGTTACTACAACAATTACAGTTTGTCACAACCAAGACACTTCTGCAAAGCCTGCAAACGTTATTGGACAAGAGGTGGTACTCTTAGGAATGTTCCTGTTGGTGGTGGctacaaaagaaacaacaaacgCAGTAATAATAGTACTAATCCTCTCATCAAAAGACCAATATCCACCATTGattctactactactactacttcgGCTCCTAGTTCAACCTTAAATCATATTAGTCCTATGTTTTATGGTTTATCTAGACTCTCAAGTTCATCTGAGTATGATTTTCATCCTCAGATGAACTCGAGTGGACTAGGCGGCTTTTCGTCATCCGGGTTTGGTCATAATGGATTTACTTCATATAATAACAATCATGTTTCAAGATATGATTCTTCAATCTTTAGTCCTGCATCTTCCTCCTCAACTTCAATGTCAGTTATGCCTTCTACTCTGCTTCAATATAATTTCAACAATGATGGTTTGAAATATAGTCAAGATGCAAGTAGCAACTGTACTTTTCAAGGTTTAGAATTTGCTTCACTTGAGCATATGCAAAGAGCTATAAGTAATATTGGGAATGGAAGTGAGAAAGGGATGAAGAAAGTTGAAGGACAGAATCAG
It contains:
- the LOC123905518 gene encoding dof zinc finger protein DOF1.4 isoform X2 gives rise to the protein MEKQGQELMQQQALKCPRCDSSNTKFCYYNNYSLSQPRHFCKACKRYWTRGGTLRNVPVGGGYKRNNKRSNNSTNPLIKRPISTIDSTTTTTSAPSSTLNHISPMFYGLSRLSSSSEYDFHPQMNSSGLGGFSSSGFGHNGFTSYNNNHVSRYDSSIFSPASSSSTSMSVMPSTLLQYNFNNDGLKYSQDASSNCTFQGLEFASLEHMQRAISNIGNGSEKGMKKVEGQNQIEHVNGLYDPSSFFWNDQGANIGSSVTSLI
- the LOC123905518 gene encoding dof zinc finger protein DOF1.4 isoform X1, with the translated sequence MLANCEKMVSIPPTTNQWPQNQIDDGKVIMEKQGQELMQQQALKCPRCDSSNTKFCYYNNYSLSQPRHFCKACKRYWTRGGTLRNVPVGGGYKRNNKRSNNSTNPLIKRPISTIDSTTTTTSAPSSTLNHISPMFYGLSRLSSSSEYDFHPQMNSSGLGGFSSSGFGHNGFTSYNNNHVSRYDSSIFSPASSSSTSMSVMPSTLLQYNFNNDGLKYSQDASSNCTFQGLEFASLEHMQRAISNIGNGSEKGMKKVEGQNQIEHVNGLYDPSSFFWNDQGANIGSSVTSLI